acattatgttcctttattgaataaggacaaaacaaagcaggtaaaccatcagctcctttcgaaactgaagtcacagtgactctacaagatggaaagcacagaatccaagcatattatacaaaatgatacatacacattcaaaggtctgtatataacacaccctgcatgtctgcacactaaaataaatgcaggacaaatccatacacatcaactgaacagacaaatgaatggatgcagtagcctccctgcagccttgtattacacacagtataccgcacaaacatcataagaggccaaattcgtcaaaaaacgaacccaaaaaaaccaaattcctctgccaccgcaggacatatttaaccaaaattgaaagcacacatactaactaaaataattcaacacatattggtccctcagcagccggccactgtcgtcatcagggaagattgccggattgtcccagtccatggctggtggcactctgggggccctctccttcctcaggcaggccacattgtggaggacagcacaagccacagtaatatcacatgccctaacagggctgacccttaatttgtgaaggcagtgaaagcgtgccttcaggaggccaaaggtcatttcaactctggccctggtcctggcatgggcatggttgtaggcctgctgtgcttcctgggggtctgtgaaaggtgtcaggagaaaaggctggcagccataccccctgtctcccagcaacacaccagagaattcacctgtcaacacaaaatctcatcattactacctcataaacacagtgatattcttgacacagccatgatggttataaataggggttgtgtggcttaccttgtgataggcactgatagatttcagaggcccgaaagattctggagtcatggactgagccaggccattttgccacaacattgctgatcacacagtcagcattgcagaccatctgaaatcataagatgaggaatattacaccaatcaatgcacatcactggcaatgcagagtgttcgtcaatggacaatatcaaaaagttatgttcacctgaacattaatgctgtgaaagcatttcctattcacaaaatcggcctcatgggcacctgagggggcttttatccttatgtgtgtgcagtccactgcaccaatgacattggggaaacctgtcacacaaagtaatgagtatcctactatgtgttaacagttgtcctgtaatttgtagatcctcttacctgcaatcctatagaactcctctttgatgtcacagagtcttctgtggccagggaaggagatgaagacatctgctaatgctttgatagccagacacacactccttattgtgcggcaaattgtggccttgttcagctgttctgcatccccactgagtacaggaaggctccactagcaaaaagcgcaaggccacacaaaccatttgctccacactcagtgcatggctccgtgcagtgcggtacttaatcctgggacccagtagtctgcatagatacctgatgccatctgcagaaaacctgtatctttcatatagatggtcatcagggaaggccagtgggtccaaccggtccctgaagaccctttctcgcctgaaggctctcctcagcacaagtgcttcttcatccaccacatctcgcacgaatgggcatgccattgtcagagcagaaaggaacacacaattttgggccttcatataggctagtggccacacctggtgctgggggggtgggcaaaagagggcgatgccttataacgatgacttggttgtactgattgctgggaaaataaaaaaaaccttagaaagatgccaccgtcctgtgtgctcacaataagagctcatatgtcatggctcacttgactttacgagaatatacctaatttttattttgagctgtgtcatcttcttggagctgggggaggaaagaaaaataatgattaatacatttgtgttacagttagcatacagtgtacattgaaggcatatctcacctccctctcaagtttttttatttcaaggtccagtttcctaattgtcctcttttttatttcggactccagtgcaagattttccatctttttcttcttgtactgaatgtctatgtctgccagttctatttggcgccggaggtggttgccatacaactttctgacagcttgtgagctctgtgaacacaatacaattagcgcagctggaatttggcaggatgtggtgtccttttattaatacgcactatgttgccaggctggttttcccactgtatagcatctgggtcctgtaaaagaaattagattttttgattttgatgaggactcctcaccattgtagagtaaatagtactttcacagtcttaacatgatacctcatcattacattacatttaagtcatttagcagacgctcttatccagctcatgccttctggaatccagagagatggtctcctcctcatcatcgtctccatcatgtgctgttgctgctgcactggggccttcaccctatcacatttaatcggattcatattgaagctagtagacaagacatgccaggcctacagtatgcctttgatggagtactcactggatcagcatcgtctggtgcttgtgctggtggctctaacaggaacacagtgctgccaggcactgcaaggcaataggtaaaccaaagtcagacagtccaaattgattcaatatgaatgtggttgtatcccatgtagagatggaaggacataccttgaatgaagcgggtggcatcttgggaggaacctatgctcgtctctttccccccagggatcccctctaagacgggcctgcctttatttagctccaaggccatgtcctctgctggggtaaggtcagcctttggtgacccaccacccgtgccttgtctgtgggtattctttttcactgctaaaacagtacagacaatgtgtgaacaggcaccttctgggtacaatatatgcttgtgctttgttaaatattagtcagggaccataccattctgcagaatgttcttgtatttgattttgacctgctgccatgtccgttttggcccgttcatgtttaatctacacacacacacacacacacacacacacacatttaatggagtcacactgcaaaaaattacttggtatttttgtcttgttttcagtaaaaatatcaaaaaatgtatcatagctttatacagtgtgatggagttactttacacaatttcactcatatctgcagtgcatttcaattaaaaatttaaccgtttcataattacagtacaactgcatttttggagatgtgaattaaatatttgaattgtaattgtgatgtttcagcggagcggtgagtgtgtaattgtgcactacttacgcattcaggcggtctgcaatactttgccacgctttttctctttgctttatcactgtggcggtgttgcctttcttcttaattatatcttttacctcctcgtatgcctccatgaggatttgtgcttccgacggggaaaagtacgcggctctagttgccatggtaaatcagttaatctgtgatctgtggcggggtctatttgagtgagccgtgagcgcgcacctatccaggattggtttcacctggcttaatgaatccgtgtctgctcatcctggcttggtctttgtgcaaccaattaagcctggacgcacatgttttggcttcattgagctcagctgagtcatttatccctgatgtcttaattctacttttgtgcaacaggccccaggtgtgaaaaggaacacagacaaaacaaccagaaaaggaaaaagggatcggtagcggctagtaAACCGGCGATGCCTAGCGCTGcctgaacagggagaggagttaccttcagtagaagtcgtgacagtgaAAGACCAGTcctccattattcctcctcttctAAACTACTGAACAATCATGGTGTCTCTGGCTCCAAGAGAAAGTTTACAAATAAATAAAGTCAGATCTTACCAGTTCATTATATTAAGTCAAAGCTACTGTGGGTCAGTACAGATTCAGTAGATACCTTCATGCTGAGTAAAGTACCATTAAAAAGATATTGACAGTTCTATGTGATGTGTGTACTGAATATTGAGTTTCTTCCTGGATAGCAAGATGGTGCAAGATGGTGGTGGTTAACCTCACTgtgctgatgtaagaagggatacatacatttttaaaaacaattttgatgtacgtacggtcactgtggggaagacgtcatcgatgcacttattgatgaagccagtaactgatgtggtgtactcctcaatgccgttGGAAGAAtcgcggaacatattccagtctgtgctagcaaaacagtcctgtagcatagcatcttcttcatctgaccactttcttattgaccgagtcactggtgctccctgctttagtttttgcttgtaagcaggaatcagtagGAATGAATTATGGTCAgctttgccaaatggagggcgagggagagctttgtacatgtctctgtgtgtggagtaaaggtggtctagagtttttttctgtctggttgcacatttaacatgctgatagaaattaggtaaaactgatttgactttccctgcattaaagtccccggccactaggagcgccgcctctggatgagtgttttcctgtttgcttatggccatatacagctcattgagtgcggtattagtgccagcatcagtatGCGGTAGTATAtggacagctacaaaaaatatagatgTAAACTCTCTCTAGTGTGGTCTACATCTTGTCATAACATACTCTACCttaggtgagcaaaaccttgagacttccttagatttcgtgcaacagctgttgtttacaaatttGCAATGGCAGCCGCCACTTCTCCTACCagaggccgctgttctatcctgccgaaaaagcttaaaacccgccagctgtatgttaatcATGTCGTCTTTCAGccatgactcggtgaaacatgAGATATTACCGTTTttgatgtcctgttggtaggatatacgtgctcgtagtttgtctattttattatcGATTGATTATACGTTGGttaataggaccgatggtaaaAAAAACTCTCGGCGACGGATCTTTACAAGGCACCCGGACCGTCGTCCACGATACCTCCATCTTTTCCTCCTGCGAATGATGGGATGAGGGCCTTGTcaggtgtctgaagtaaatccttccaATCCGACTCGTTGAAGAAGAAGAATTCCTCCAGTCCTGGGTGAGTAATCGTTGCTCTGATATCAAGAAGCTATttcggtggcagaaacattacgtacaaaataagttacaaataatgtgAAAAAACATACACAATAGCACAATAGGTCACGGGATCGTAAAACGGCGGCCATCTCCTTCGGCGCTGAAGCCATTACTTCCCCACTGCTGGACCTACTTATGGGTCTGGGAGTGGAACTCAGGGTGTGACGCGGAAGGTGTTCAGATTATGTACATATTTAACATTCTGGGGCCAGATTTACTGCATCAGTGTAAAATAAAATCCACCTGTAGTAGTTTTCTGTGAGTTTTCAATGTAAACAACAATACTCCAATGAACTCCTTTATTCAGGGATACGTTTGATGCCTTATTCTTTCTTTTAACTTTTTGCTCATTTGCTGACTTCACATCAAAGCAAACAGCTTTGTTTGGTTTGGATGATTTTGATTTTTTCTGAAATAATTCCATTATTAAGAGCACTAAGTGGTGCTCACTTACCTATCTATAACATAACAAGAGATAACATTTCTCTGTATGGTACATGTTCTGAAATTCTCATTTATAAAAGGCCTTCCAGGACAAAACATATTCCCTCTTATAAACAACAAAATGTTATTACTTTTTAATGAAAACATTTACTGAGTACATGTAATTGCAATCATGGCGCTGAAGAGATGGATAGCTGCCATATCacgggctcctgaccaattctgcTATTTTGTGGGGGGTTTTTACACTGATCTCAACTGTTTTTGCACATAATATTTCCGCTATCATTTCCTATGACCAaaaacagcttctggacatcGATCCCTAACCTCAATATTGATGAACATTTCTATTTCAACGAGTCTGCAGCTGTGGATGTACTGCTCATCCCTGGGACTAGAAAGAGGAAGAAAAGGCACATGACTGACCATTTGTTAGCCACGCTGTCCTTACGAACCGcacagcattacagcagtatgtaccctgtatgttagctagttagatttacatttacatttaagtcatttagcagacgctcttatccagagcgacttacaaattggtgcgttcaccttaagacatccagtggaacagccactttacaatagtgcatctaaatcttttaaggggggtgagaaggattactttatcctatcctaggtattcctgaaagaggtggggtttcaggtgtctccggaaggtggtgattgactccgctgtcctggcgtcgtgagggagtttgttccaccattgtggggccagagcagcgaacagttttgactgggctgcgcgggaactgtacttcctcagtggtagggaggcgagcaggccagaggtggatgaacgcagtgcccttgtttgggtgtagggcctgatcagagcctggaggtacatttacatttaagtcatttagcagacgctcttatccagagcgacttacaaattggtgctttcaccttatgacatccagtggaacagccactttacaatagtgcatctaggtcttttaagggggtgagaaggattactttatcctatcctaggtattccttaaagaggtggggtttcaggtgtctccggaaggtggtgattgactccgctgtcctggcgtcgtgagggagtttgttccaccattggggggccagagcagcgaacagttttgactgggctgagcgggaactgtacttcctcagtggtagggaggcgagcaggccagaggtggatgaacgcagtgcccttgtttgggtgtagggcctgatcagagcctggaggtactgaggtgccgttcccctcacagctccgtaggcaagcaccatggtcttgtagcggatgcgagcttcaactggaagccagtggagagagcggaggagcggggtgacgtgagagaacttgggaaggttgaacaccagacgggctgcggcgttctggatgagttgtaggggtttaatggcacaggcagggagcccagccaacagcgagttgcagtaatccagacgggagatgacaagtgcctggattaggacctgcgtcgcttcctgtgtgaggcagggtcgtactctgcggatgttgtagagcatgaacctacaggaacgggccaccgccttgatgttatttgagaacgacagggtgttgtccaggatcacgccaaggttcttagcgctctgggacgaggacacaatggagttgtcaaccgtgatggcgagatcatggaacgggcagtccttcccgggaggaagagcagctccgtcttgccgaggttcagcttgaggtgatgatccgtcatccacactgatatgtctgccagacatgcagagatgcgattcgccacctggtcgtcagaagggggaaaggagaagattaattgtgtgtcgtctgcatagcaatgataggagagaccatgtgaggttatgacagagccaagtgacttggtgtatagcgagaataggagagggcctagaacagagccctgggggacaccagtggtgagagcacgtggtgaggagacggattctcgccacgccacctggtaggagcgacctgtcaggtaggacgcaatccaagcgtgggccgcgccggagatgcccaactcggagagggtggagaggaggatctgatggttcacagtatcgaaggcagccgataggtctagaaggatgagagcagaggagagagagttagctttagcagtgcggagcgcctccgtgatacagagaagagcagtctcagttgaatgactagtcttgaaacctgactgatttggatcaagaaggtcattctgagagagatagcgggagagctggccaaggacggcacgttcaagagttttggagagaaaagaaagaagggatactggtctgtagttgttgacatcggagggatcgagtgtaggttttttcagaaggggtgcaactctcgctctcttgaagacgggagggacgtagccagcggtcagggatgagttgatgagcgaggtgaggtaagggagaaggtctccggaaatggtctggagaagagaggggggatagggtcaagcgggcaggttgttgggcggccggccgtcacaagacgcgagatgtcatctggagagagaggggagaaagaggtcagagcacagggtagggcagtgtgagcagaaccagcggtgtcgtttgacttagcaaacgaggatcagatgtcgtcgaccttcttttcaaaatggttgacgaagtcatctgcagagagggaggaggggggggggaggaggattcaagagggaggagaaggtggcaaagagcttcctagggttagaggcagatgcttggaatttagagtggtagaaagtggctttagcagcagagacagaggaggaaaatgtagagaggagggagtgaaaggatgccaggtccgcagggaggcaagttttcctccatttccgccggctgcccggagccctgttctgtgagctcgcaatgagtcatcgagccacggagcgggaggggaggaccgagccggcctggaggataggggacatagagagtcaaaggatgcagaaagggaggagaggagggttgaggaggcagaatcaggagataggttggagaaggtttgagcagagggaagagatgataggatggaagaggagagagtagcggggagagagagcgaaggttgggacggcgcgataccatccgagtaggggcagtgtgggaagtgttggatgagagcgagagggaaaaggatacaaggtagtggtcggagacttggagggagttgcaatgaggttagtggaggaacagcatctagttaagatgaggtcgagcgtattgcctgccttgtgagtagggggaaggtgagagggtgaggtcaaaagaggagaggagtggaaagaaggaggcagagaggaatgagtcaaaggtagacgtggggaggttaaagtcgcccagaactgtgagaggtgagccgtcctcaggaaaggagcttatcaaggcatcaagctcattgatgaactctccgagggaacctggagggcgataaatgataaggatgttaagcttgaaagggctggtaactgtgacagcatggaattcaaaggaggcgatagacagatgggtaaggggagaaagagagaatgaccacttgggagagatgaggatcccggtgccaccaccccgctgaccagaagctctcggggtgtgcgagagcacgtgggcggacgaagagagagcagtaggagtagcggtgttgtctgtggtgatccatgtttccgtcagagccaagaagtcgagggactggagggaggcataggctgagatgaactctgccttgttggccgcagatcggcagttccagaggctaccggagacctggaactccacgtgggtcgtgcgcgctgggaccaccagattagggtggccgcggccatgcggtgtggagcgtttgtatggtctgtgcagagaggagagaacagggatagaggtgccgttcccctcacagctccgtaggcaagcaccatggtcttgtagcggatgcgagcttcaactggaagccagtggagagagcggaggagcggggtgacgtgagagaacttgggaaggttgaacaccagacgggctgcggcgttctggatgagttgtaggggtttaatggcacaggcagggagcccagccaacagcgagttgcagtaatccagacgggagatgacaagtgcctggattaggacctgcgctgcttcctgtagttagctaacgttagttgggTACTAGTTCATCGAACTTGCCaggcagtatattaactataatCTAACTAACTACTCAATGAATATTGACTTAATTATTCACGTCATTCTTTTTTTAAAGTATGTATTTGTATCTTtttaataaaaatacaaatttGGGGCCTTGGATCAGCTTTAAATTATGGATAGATTGTTACATCCAAcaagggtggcaggtagtctagcggttagagcgttgggccaataactgaaaggttgcaagatcaaatacctgagctgacatggtaaaaatatgttgttctgcccctgaacaaggcagttaacccactgttcctaggctgtcattgtaaatacgaatttgttcttaactgacttgcctagtcaaataaaggtacaaaaatgtaattgtctccatcatttccaatcccacatatattttttgggtaaatatatatttatacacacacgcacacacactaccgttcaaaagtcctcaactggcagcttcattaaattgtacccgcaaaacaccagtctcaacatcaacagtgaagaagcgaatccgggatgctggccttctaggcagagttgcaaagaaaaagccatatctcagactggccaataaaaagaaaagattaagatgggcaaaaaaaCATAGACACTGGACAGTAGAACtccgcctagaag
The sequence above is a segment of the Oncorhynchus nerka isolate Pitt River linkage group LG20, Oner_Uvic_2.0, whole genome shotgun sequence genome. Coding sequences within it:
- the LOC135563019 gene encoding putative nuclease HARBI1 is translated as MSSSPSLATEDSVTSKRSSIGLQMVCNADCVISNVVAKWPGSVHDSRIFRASEIYQCLSQGEFSGVLLGDRGYGCQPFLLTPFTDPQEAQQAYNHAHARTRARVEMTFGLLKARFHCLHKLRVSPVRACDITVACAVLHNVACLRKERAPRVPPAMDWDNPAIFPDDDSGRLLRDQYVLNYFS